The Ferrovibrio sp. MS7 sequence CATGATGGCATTATGCTGGCCAACATTGTGGCGCAGGTTGAAACCGCGCACCATCGGATTGGTCTTGCACAATTCGACGATCACCTGCCAGCTGTTATCCGGCCCGCAATCATGCACCAGGATCACTTCGAAGGAGCGATCCTGCAAGGCTTCGCGAATCCTGGCGATAAGATCTGGAAGTATTTTTTCGCTTCTATAAACAGGAATGACTATGGATATGTCATATTTCTTTGACCTAACCATGGCGGACATAATACTTCCTTAGTATCTTTTCGAAGTAATTGCTGGGAAATTCTACTCCAGCAGCCGCCATTATAGCAGCCATATCAGTAGTATCAACATGATAGGGCGTACCCAGCGGCAGCACTTCATATTTGCCGACCCGGCCGAGAATAACCTCGAAAGCCCGCACAATATCCAGGGCGGTGACCGCGAAAGGCGGAAAGACATTCATGGCGCCGCTTGGCAAGGCTTCGTTATCAATTACATAGCTGCAAATCCGGCAGACATCTTCAATATCGAGCAGCGCCCGCGGCGCCCTGGCCCAAACGTTGAAACTTTCACCGGCCTTGATCTTGTCATGCAGAAAATTCGCCAAGGTATTCGGATTGCCGATATTGCCGACAACCTGCGGCAGACGAAAAATATAATGCCGCGGCGCGGCGGCGGCGATCAGCGCCTCCATGGCCAGTTTATGCCTAGTATAACGGCTGTCCTGGCGCTCCGGATCAAAAATACTGCAGGTGCTGAAATAAACGAAAAGCCTGTCAACGCCGCACAGATGCCGCTCAAGCAAATTCTGCTCGCGGCTATAGGCGGCCTGATCGGTTTCGGCAGAATTCGAAACCCCGGAAGCAAAAATGACTATATCGTCCCTGCCGCTATATTTACGGAAACCTTGCGCAAGCAAGCCGCTGCCAACAATCATTTTTAATCATTCCCCCGAACCACGCCGCCACCAGTATGTTGTTGGGTCGGTGAAGTTGCAACGCTCGTCGTTTTCAGGCCAGACAACCGGAATCCGGCGCGGTCATGCCCGCCTTGCCTGCAACCAGACGGAGCCGCCGAAAGGCAGCCCCAATCCATAGCGGTTCAGCCATTCTTCTTGGCGCGCAATGGAAAACAACGCCGTGTTGAGCCAGGGAGCGAGCGGCCGCACATCGCTGGCGGTCTGCATTTTACCGACGCTCATGCGGTGCAGCAGCATCAGGGGAAATAACAGGCTGTTCCAATAGCCCGCCGCCTCGATGGCAAACCCGGCCTGCCGCAGCCGCTGCATGGCCTGCCGCTTGGTGTAGCGGCGGACATTATGGACATGGATGTCATGCGGCGAATTCATCCAGGAATAAGCCGGCAGGTTGAGCAGAAGACGGCCGCCCGGCTTCAGGCAACGCAGGAATTCCGCCAAGGCGGCAGCTTGATCCACCCCGGCATGGCACAGTACATCGTCTGAAACGATGGCATCGAACGCAGCATCGCCAAACGGCATTGCATTGACCGAACCTTCGGTCACCGGCAGGCCGGATTTGGCCCGCGCCATGCCGGCCGCCTCGGCATTGAATTCCAGGCCGTGCAACACCAGCGCCGGCATCTGCTGGCGCAGAAAACGCAACAGGCCACCGGTGCCACAGCCAGCATCCAGGACATGGCCGGTCGGGGCGAGCCGCAGCGCCGCGAGACGCTGCTGCTGGATACGGTGCAAAGCCCTGTACCACCACAACGTCTCCTCAACCGCGGCCATGCGGTCATATTCATCCTGATCCATATTCCGCCCAGCAGTCTCGGGAAAGCCGGCGCCGGCGCATGCATTGCTCCCGGCGGCCGGCCGCAAACTAATCGCGGGAAAGCCGATTTACAACGCCTATTGGTTCAGCATAAATTTCGGCGCTGCGTGAAACAGCGCCTGAAAATCTACACTTTTCTTCATAAAGCCCATAATATTTCCCGGCGTCAGGGAAAGGTCGCAACCATGGTCATGTTCAGCGTTATTACACCCTCATTCAATCAAGGACAGTATATTGAGAGAACCATCTTAAGTGTTTTAAATCAAGGAAATGCAACTTTTAAGTATAATGTTTTCGATGGCGGCAGCAAAGACGATACGGTTGAAATCCTCCGCCGCTATGGCGACCGGCTAAGCTTTGTCAGCGAACCCGATGGCGGCCAGGCGGCTGCGGTAAATCGCGGCCTGGCCGCCGCCGATGGCGATATCATTGCCTGGCTCAATTCGGACGACATCTATTATCCCGGGGCTTTTCAGG is a genomic window containing:
- a CDS encoding NAD-dependent epimerase/dehydratase family protein; this encodes MIVGSGLLAQGFRKYSGRDDIVIFASGVSNSAETDQAAYSREQNLLERHLCGVDRLFVYFSTCSIFDPERQDSRYTRHKLAMEALIAAAAPRHYIFRLPQVVGNIGNPNTLANFLHDKIKAGESFNVWARAPRALLDIEDVCRICSYVIDNEALPSGAMNVFPPFAVTALDIVRAFEVILGRVGKYEVLPLGTPYHVDTTDMAAIMAAAGVEFPSNYFEKILRKYYVRHG
- a CDS encoding class I SAM-dependent methyltransferase; this translates as MDQDEYDRMAAVEETLWWYRALHRIQQQRLAALRLAPTGHVLDAGCGTGGLLRFLRQQMPALVLHGLEFNAEAAGMARAKSGLPVTEGSVNAMPFGDAAFDAIVSDDVLCHAGVDQAAALAEFLRCLKPGGRLLLNLPAYSWMNSPHDIHVHNVRRYTKRQAMQRLRQAGFAIEAAGYWNSLLFPLMLLHRMSVGKMQTASDVRPLAPWLNTALFSIARQEEWLNRYGLGLPFGGSVWLQARRA